In one Gemmatimonas aurantiaca genomic region, the following are encoded:
- a CDS encoding lantibiotic dehydratase → MSASSVNGSVSPLFVARLSALSMTHLELLTSSELRDGVADLVLASSNVRESAASANDALFRIVPRATDSSVRASLLRLRRDLFNERLPRPDDLARAFEFSWPDERTAIAPMVTALERYSANLDRLVAAHETVLAESRKSLATLLDDERLGGGVLMASPSLYASFARYKRGVTESFRAREAQIERGLLRYLTRAAAKATPFASFCKIVEGRVEAYDGISEGSDAPVLYSTIGTLDDGPHVVRINKQLFDLIWSTLRVRPAVRPHLIVELNPTLRVVDGSLTFLAVLDDAEVLQRIDQNEELAFVVDEVRKHGPASPAQLAQVLAAIPSIETTSEDVESFLLALVDVGLLRPRSPVHSQDTEWVGPLRSAIAHIDDAFVRTTTRFLDQVNTAVQEYATAPLQQRASLDRCLRSSLDELLVCAGHPAGSFADPLLFEDCGAALQLTIPQTKENTRCFEVLTEWVRRTHSLSYPRSEMAGLRAFFDGNFPDRVGGVPLLELYENYYREHRNEHLTRIDRMRSNAKDPSLDGYDTKNPFGVPIVAQIRETIQNWSSLIRARWTANPDAEEIDIPLADFPSIGKTMMSDTPIPRSVSLFCQLAHDGRGTRILVPDGRLAQGFGKYFSRFLSVLPEEFTDAVRNENADLGGDALVELAGDGNHNANFHPPLLRREMAYPTGDTSLPHNIVRWDDIVVRRDLSDEHSLVLICASTGERVYPVDLGFLSQVRRPALFQFLLNFSVAGPISIPLPTSPNGIESIDNAGIIYRPRISMGGHIVVARRSWTVPAAHFPERGSDESASDYFVRINEWRTALRIPARVYVRVFPLERGIPKDTSKTDSDAQPAPSTAAQRASRDYKKPQFIDFESPILTALFARIHGTLTDYVVRIEEQYPTTDQLPHVNGQPHAVELVMQVNWKEGGSASS, encoded by the coding sequence GTGTCTGCATCGTCGGTGAACGGCTCGGTCTCTCCATTGTTCGTCGCCAGGCTCAGTGCTCTCTCCATGACGCATCTGGAGCTGCTCACTTCGTCAGAACTCAGGGACGGTGTCGCTGACCTCGTTCTGGCCTCTTCGAATGTTCGGGAGAGTGCTGCTTCGGCGAATGACGCGCTGTTCCGTATTGTTCCACGCGCGACCGATTCGAGTGTCCGTGCATCGCTGCTTCGGCTGCGCCGCGACCTATTCAATGAGCGGCTACCACGTCCTGATGATCTCGCGAGAGCTTTCGAGTTTTCATGGCCGGACGAACGTACCGCCATAGCGCCTATGGTCACCGCACTGGAGCGATACTCTGCAAATCTGGACCGTCTTGTCGCCGCCCACGAAACGGTGCTCGCCGAATCGCGAAAGAGCCTGGCGACGTTGCTCGATGACGAAAGACTCGGTGGGGGTGTGCTCATGGCTTCCCCTTCATTGTACGCCAGCTTCGCGCGCTACAAGCGTGGAGTGACGGAAAGCTTCAGAGCACGGGAGGCGCAGATCGAACGTGGCTTGCTGCGGTATCTCACGCGCGCGGCGGCGAAGGCAACACCATTTGCATCTTTCTGCAAGATCGTTGAGGGGCGGGTTGAGGCATACGATGGCATATCCGAGGGATCGGATGCGCCCGTATTGTATTCCACCATTGGAACGCTGGACGATGGCCCTCATGTCGTTCGAATCAACAAACAATTGTTTGACCTCATCTGGTCTACATTGCGAGTGCGGCCCGCAGTCCGACCTCATCTCATTGTGGAACTCAACCCCACACTGCGAGTCGTGGACGGCTCATTGACATTTCTGGCCGTCCTCGACGATGCCGAGGTCCTCCAACGTATCGACCAGAACGAGGAGCTGGCATTCGTGGTCGATGAGGTACGGAAGCATGGCCCCGCCTCACCGGCGCAACTGGCCCAGGTATTGGCTGCGATTCCCTCGATAGAGACGACGTCCGAGGATGTCGAGAGCTTCCTCCTGGCGCTGGTCGATGTCGGACTTTTGCGTCCTCGATCGCCTGTTCATTCACAGGACACGGAATGGGTCGGCCCACTCCGGAGCGCCATCGCTCATATCGACGACGCTTTCGTCCGCACGACGACACGATTTCTCGATCAGGTGAACACGGCCGTACAAGAGTATGCCACGGCACCTTTGCAGCAGCGCGCTTCCCTCGATCGGTGTCTTCGTAGCTCGTTGGACGAATTGCTCGTTTGTGCCGGTCACCCCGCCGGCAGCTTTGCCGATCCACTGCTGTTCGAAGACTGTGGTGCAGCCCTCCAGCTGACAATTCCGCAAACGAAGGAAAATACACGCTGCTTCGAGGTGTTGACGGAGTGGGTTCGACGGACGCACTCGCTGTCGTACCCTCGGTCCGAAATGGCAGGCCTTCGAGCTTTTTTCGATGGAAACTTTCCGGATCGTGTTGGTGGAGTACCGCTCCTGGAGTTGTACGAAAACTATTACCGGGAGCATCGCAATGAGCATCTGACGCGAATCGATCGCATGCGGTCCAACGCCAAAGACCCATCACTCGATGGCTATGACACGAAAAATCCGTTTGGTGTCCCGATTGTCGCCCAGATCCGTGAGACCATTCAGAACTGGTCGAGTCTCATCCGTGCACGCTGGACAGCGAATCCAGATGCCGAAGAGATCGACATTCCACTTGCTGACTTTCCATCGATCGGCAAGACGATGATGAGCGACACACCGATTCCGCGATCCGTTTCCCTATTCTGTCAACTCGCACACGATGGACGCGGCACCCGCATTCTTGTCCCGGACGGCCGATTGGCTCAAGGGTTTGGGAAGTACTTTTCGCGTTTTCTTTCCGTCTTGCCTGAAGAATTTACCGACGCCGTGCGGAACGAAAACGCCGACTTGGGTGGCGATGCCCTTGTGGAGCTTGCTGGTGATGGCAACCACAACGCCAATTTCCATCCCCCCCTCCTTCGTCGGGAGATGGCATATCCGACCGGAGACACTTCATTGCCCCACAATATCGTGCGATGGGACGACATCGTCGTGCGGCGCGATCTTTCCGACGAGCATTCTCTGGTGCTGATTTGCGCATCGACGGGAGAGCGTGTCTATCCGGTCGATCTCGGATTTCTCAGTCAGGTTCGCCGGCCGGCCTTGTTTCAGTTTTTACTCAATTTCTCCGTGGCCGGTCCGATCAGTATTCCGCTGCCCACGTCTCCGAACGGCATCGAGTCGATAGACAACGCAGGCATCATTTACCGCCCCCGTATTTCCATGGGTGGTCACATCGTCGTGGCGCGGCGAAGCTGGACCGTACCGGCGGCTCACTTTCCTGAGCGAGGATCGGATGAATCGGCATCCGACTACTTTGTCAGGATCAATGAATGGAGAACGGCACTTCGTATACCTGCACGTGTCTATGTGAGGGTATTCCCGCTCGAACGGGGAATCCCCAAGGATACGTCGAAGACTGATTCGGATGCGCAACCCGCACCCTCGACTGCGGCACAACGGGCCTCACGTGACTACAAGAAGCCTCAGTTCATCGACTTCGAAAGTCCGATTCTCACTGCCCTCTTCGCGCGTATCCACGGGACGCTGACCGATTATGTCGTGCGAATCGAGGAGCAGTATCCGACCACCGATCAGTTGCCACATGTCAACGGTCAGCCCCATGCCGTTGAGTTGGTGATGCAGGTCAACTGGAAAGAGGGAGGCAGCGCTTCTTCATGA
- a CDS encoding glycosyltransferase N-terminal domain-containing protein: MLRPLYAGAASLATHAGPVVGETLALGAGDGNKLVRTLRARRGVIERWEALAAQHRDGSRPLVWMHAPSVGEGLQARPVAHALRAQHPSVQLAYSFFSPSAERFASSIGADFSDYLPFDTRDAADRLLHALRPSALVFAKLDIWPTLVERAAALGVPVILLSGTVAPASGRRGRFARALLHDAYHALDAVGAIDEANGERLVELGVRRDALHITGDTRFDQVWERAQQVNRESPLLKTLASHRPTLVAGSTWPADEAVLLPAWDRIRAAQPDARLIIAPHEPTAEHNAPIIAWAAARGLTLSTLSAIERDIEPDIERDGEPGIEHRQANDLSIENVDVVLVDRVGVLGDLYALANTAFVGGGFHSAGLHSVIEPAAYGVPVLFGPRHDMSREAGLLLAAGGAESPVDIDSLSTALRRWLLDDAWQPAGAHARAVVEQELGATARALAIVTARGRLRLPITGMA; this comes from the coding sequence TTGTTGCGTCCTCTCTATGCCGGAGCGGCATCGCTCGCCACCCATGCCGGTCCGGTCGTGGGGGAAACCCTGGCCCTGGGCGCCGGAGACGGGAACAAGCTCGTTCGCACGCTGCGTGCCCGTCGCGGAGTGATCGAACGATGGGAAGCGCTGGCCGCGCAACACCGTGACGGTTCACGCCCGCTGGTGTGGATGCACGCCCCATCGGTCGGAGAGGGATTGCAAGCACGTCCCGTGGCGCACGCGCTTCGTGCGCAACACCCGTCGGTGCAACTCGCGTACTCGTTCTTTTCGCCCAGCGCCGAACGGTTCGCCTCGTCGATCGGCGCGGACTTCAGCGACTATCTGCCGTTCGACACGCGTGACGCGGCCGACCGGTTGTTGCACGCGCTCCGCCCCTCGGCGCTCGTCTTTGCGAAGCTGGATATCTGGCCGACGCTGGTGGAGCGCGCAGCCGCACTTGGTGTGCCGGTGATTCTGCTGAGCGGCACGGTGGCGCCGGCCTCCGGTCGTCGAGGCCGATTCGCGCGCGCGTTGCTGCACGACGCATATCACGCGCTCGATGCCGTGGGCGCCATCGACGAGGCCAACGGTGAACGTCTCGTCGAACTGGGCGTGCGACGCGACGCGCTCCACATCACCGGCGACACGCGATTCGATCAGGTGTGGGAGCGCGCGCAGCAGGTGAACCGAGAAAGCCCCTTGCTGAAGACATTGGCCAGCCATCGCCCCACGCTGGTGGCGGGATCGACGTGGCCCGCCGATGAAGCCGTGTTGTTGCCGGCCTGGGATCGTATACGCGCCGCACAACCCGACGCACGCCTGATCATCGCACCGCACGAGCCCACCGCAGAACACAACGCGCCGATCATCGCCTGGGCTGCGGCACGAGGACTGACCCTGTCGACACTCTCCGCAATCGAACGCGACATCGAACCTGACATCGAGCGGGACGGAGAGCCTGGCATCGAACATCGCCAGGCAAATGACCTATCCATCGAAAACGTGGATGTCGTTCTGGTCGACCGGGTTGGCGTCCTGGGCGACCTCTATGCGCTCGCCAACACCGCATTCGTCGGCGGCGGTTTCCATTCGGCCGGATTGCACTCCGTCATCGAACCGGCCGCCTACGGCGTACCGGTGCTGTTCGGGCCCCGTCACGATATGAGCCGTGAGGCCGGCCTGCTGCTCGCTGCCGGTGGCGCGGAATCGCCCGTGGACATCGACTCATTGAGCACCGCGCTGCGCCGGTGGCTGCTCGATGACGCGTGGCAACCGGCTGGAGCCCACGCGCGTGCGGTTGTGGAACAGGAGCTCGGCGCGACGGCGCGGGCTCTTGCGATCGTAACAGCGAGAGGACGTCTGAGGCTTCCGATCACCGGCATGGCTTAG
- a CDS encoding thioredoxin domain-containing protein — translation MPRSPRLLALLLGALSLATSACDRASAESGDKKSNAAPEAAGAPATSGATSTSTGFVPTGADSALTLRADEGRLLGKPGAMWVVMISDYQCPYCKMWHDSSMVRFERDYINTGKVRFAYLHLPLTSIHPHARAESEGAMCAAAQGKFWPFSNALFAAQRTVGTMNDVTPLLNRIAREQKLDMTQFETCRQSTAIRSLVEADLQQAQKAGVESTPSFVIGEFMVRGALPYADFSQAVDTALVLFRKRMAAGQSAGPGATR, via the coding sequence ATGCCTCGTTCCCCCCGCCTGCTCGCCCTTCTCCTCGGCGCCCTGAGCCTCGCCACCAGCGCGTGCGATCGCGCCAGCGCCGAGTCCGGCGACAAGAAGAGCAACGCCGCGCCGGAAGCGGCGGGAGCGCCCGCTACATCCGGCGCCACCAGCACCTCCACTGGCTTCGTGCCGACGGGGGCCGACTCCGCGCTCACGCTGCGGGCCGACGAGGGCCGTCTGCTTGGCAAGCCGGGCGCCATGTGGGTGGTCATGATCTCCGACTATCAGTGCCCGTATTGCAAGATGTGGCACGATTCGTCGATGGTGCGGTTCGAACGGGACTACATCAACACGGGCAAGGTGCGGTTTGCCTACCTGCACCTGCCGCTCACGTCCATTCATCCGCACGCACGCGCGGAGTCGGAAGGGGCGATGTGCGCGGCCGCGCAGGGCAAGTTCTGGCCGTTCTCCAATGCCCTGTTCGCGGCACAGCGTACCGTGGGCACCATGAACGACGTGACCCCACTGCTCAACCGCATCGCACGCGAGCAGAAACTCGACATGACACAATTCGAGACCTGCCGGCAGTCCACGGCCATCCGTTCGCTGGTGGAAGCCGACCTGCAGCAGGCCCAGAAGGCCGGGGTGGAATCGACACCGTCCTTCGTGATCGGCGAGTTCATGGTGCGGGGCGCTCTGCCCTATGCGGACTTCTCACAGGCCGTCGACACCGCGCTCGTGCTGTTCCGCAAGCGCATGGCCGCCGGACAGTCGGCAGGGCCCGGCGCCACCCGCTGA
- a CDS encoding TPM domain-containing protein, translating into MISFRRFRVALLAGMVGVAMATQGLPGQTPLPQPVGYVNDFAGVIAPAARAQIDSLAQRVNAATRGDMVVVTLPDLGGRPVEEVALRLGREWKVGADVAIGDAARNAGVIILLVPKETSGDGRGYCRIETGQGAEGFLTDATAGALCRAQTPLFQARDYSTALVQLSAQVADRYARAFGVTLDGLPIPPRQASRDSGEESPFAMIVLLVIIVIVVSSMNRRRGCVGCIPLPIPGPGFGGPRHGGWSGGGFGGGGGGFGGFGGGGGFSGGGGGSNW; encoded by the coding sequence ATGATCTCTTTCCGACGGTTCCGGGTCGCGCTGCTGGCGGGCATGGTCGGGGTGGCCATGGCCACGCAGGGGCTGCCAGGGCAAACGCCCCTGCCGCAGCCGGTCGGCTATGTGAACGACTTCGCCGGCGTGATCGCGCCGGCGGCGCGGGCGCAGATCGACTCGCTGGCGCAGCGCGTGAACGCGGCCACGCGGGGAGACATGGTGGTAGTCACCCTGCCGGATCTGGGCGGCCGGCCGGTGGAGGAGGTGGCCCTGCGCCTCGGCCGTGAATGGAAGGTCGGCGCAGATGTGGCCATCGGCGATGCGGCGCGCAATGCCGGGGTCATCATTCTGCTGGTGCCCAAGGAGACATCGGGCGACGGGCGAGGCTACTGCCGGATCGAGACCGGGCAGGGCGCGGAGGGGTTCCTGACCGACGCCACGGCGGGCGCGCTGTGCCGGGCCCAGACCCCGCTCTTCCAGGCCCGCGACTATTCGACGGCGCTGGTCCAGCTCTCGGCGCAGGTCGCCGACCGGTATGCCCGGGCGTTCGGCGTGACCCTGGACGGTCTGCCGATTCCGCCGCGACAGGCGTCCCGGGACAGCGGGGAGGAGTCGCCCTTCGCGATGATCGTCCTCCTGGTCATCATCGTGATCGTGGTGAGTTCGATGAACCGCCGCCGAGGCTGCGTCGGGTGTATTCCTTTGCCGATCCCCGGTCCGGGGTTTGGTGGTCCGCGCCATGGCGGCTGGAGTGGTGGTGGGTTCGGCGGTGGTGGCGGAGGCTTCGGCGGGTTCGGTGGCGGCGGTGGCTTCAGCGGAGGTGGCGGTGGCTCGAATTGGTAG
- a CDS encoding LemA family protein gives MIQALLHEPLRPFHRVSRAVRRATLMLPLALSLSACGYNTIQSFDEQAAQAKQNIDAQLQRRADLIPNLVNTVKGFAKQEETVLTQVTQARAGLVGALQKPGGSDPAELANANQQLTTALGRLNIAIEAYPELKSNANFLQLQDELTGTENRIAVSRTDYNAAVRQYNEYIRKFPQVLTAKVTGAKAREYFEVTDPASRAAPTVDFSK, from the coding sequence ATGATTCAGGCCCTGTTGCACGAGCCGCTGCGCCCCTTCCATCGTGTGTCGCGCGCGGTCCGGCGTGCGACCCTGATGCTGCCGTTGGCGCTTTCGCTGAGCGCGTGCGGTTACAACACCATCCAGAGCTTCGACGAGCAGGCGGCGCAGGCCAAGCAGAACATCGATGCGCAGCTCCAGCGGCGTGCCGATCTCATTCCGAACCTCGTGAACACCGTGAAGGGCTTCGCGAAGCAGGAAGAGACGGTGCTCACCCAGGTGACGCAGGCGCGTGCGGGACTGGTGGGCGCTCTGCAGAAGCCGGGCGGGTCGGATCCCGCGGAGCTGGCCAATGCGAACCAGCAGCTCACGACGGCTCTGGGGCGGCTCAACATCGCCATCGAGGCGTACCCCGAGCTCAAGTCGAACGCGAATTTCCTGCAGCTGCAGGACGAGCTGACGGGCACGGAAAACCGCATCGCCGTTTCGCGCACGGACTACAACGCCGCCGTGCGTCAGTACAACGAATACATCCGCAAATTCCCGCAGGTGTTGACCGCGAAGGTGACCGGCGCGAAGGCGCGGGAATACTTCGAGGTGACCGATCCGGCGTCGCGGGCGGCACCGACGGTGGATTTTTCGAAGTAA
- a CDS encoding prepilin-type N-terminal cleavage/methylation domain-containing protein: MRRSTRTRRGFTLAEILISMTVAMVVIASATSFSMQSWKTRRNWTVRETVDRDARFVGLSLARDVQEAGIAITSTPVFSSMDTRGDTITVLSVPFSPDEAPVYPIYNDGDTLPTYPVGGTCGATCIDFQKVSGGYDLKAGDLVKLQVGSTRRLLLLTSVTNRSATLFRVNFLNTSSVVNRPSGLDSLLLMRSGTSIQKLNMIMYWRDPLKQQLMRADQLNASGQPIGAVMANEVEQFQARLLFISGSEHPTYSGIDADTTNDGNDIIGMKIRAKIKSQRADPAVNGGVPVSRWYEWKIAPRNLLYEKNRM; this comes from the coding sequence ATGCGCCGATCCACGCGTACCCGTCGCGGCTTCACGCTCGCGGAAATCCTGATCTCCATGACCGTCGCCATGGTGGTCATCGCCAGCGCCACCTCTTTCTCCATGCAAAGCTGGAAGACGCGGCGCAACTGGACCGTGCGCGAGACGGTCGATCGTGATGCCCGTTTCGTGGGCCTCTCACTGGCCCGCGATGTCCAGGAAGCCGGCATCGCCATCACCAGCACGCCCGTCTTCTCGTCCATGGACACCCGGGGGGATACGATCACCGTGCTGTCGGTGCCGTTCTCTCCTGATGAAGCGCCGGTGTATCCCATCTACAACGATGGCGACACGCTCCCCACCTATCCGGTCGGCGGCACCTGCGGCGCCACCTGCATCGACTTCCAGAAAGTCAGCGGCGGCTACGATCTCAAGGCCGGCGATCTGGTGAAACTGCAGGTGGGATCGACCCGGCGTCTGCTGCTCCTCACCTCCGTGACCAACCGATCGGCGACGTTGTTCCGGGTCAACTTCCTCAACACCAGCTCCGTCGTCAATCGTCCATCGGGACTCGACAGTCTGCTGCTGATGCGCTCGGGGACGTCGATCCAGAAGCTGAACATGATCATGTACTGGCGGGATCCCCTGAAACAGCAGCTGATGCGCGCGGATCAGCTGAATGCCAGCGGGCAGCCCATCGGCGCGGTCATGGCCAACGAAGTCGAACAGTTCCAGGCGCGACTGCTCTTCATCAGTGGGAGTGAGCATCCCACGTACAGTGGCATCGATGCCGACACCACGAACGATGGCAATGACATCATCGGCATGAAGATCCGCGCGAAGATCAAGAGTCAACGTGCCGACCCGGCCGTCAATGGCGGCGTGCCGGTGTCCCGCTGGTACGAATGGAAGATCGCGCCGCGGAATCTGCTGTACGAAAAGAACCGCATGTAG
- a CDS encoding prepilin-type N-terminal cleavage/methylation domain-containing protein: protein MSAPLRGASRGRLHRRRRAGFTLISMIVAIVLLTVGLMSLAGANSQTLTLQTVAQNRTNAIAIARAYVEQVRTRDPWLIETESAVRLDGDGAVSASGAYRRTLTVTELRQNLIRIEVRVDFPRASKPVLLTTLMFRGNGLSGEA, encoded by the coding sequence ATGAGCGCACCGTTGCGCGGCGCTTCGCGCGGGCGCCTTCACAGGAGGCGTCGCGCCGGCTTCACGCTCATCTCCATGATCGTGGCCATCGTGCTGCTCACGGTCGGTCTGATGTCGCTGGCCGGCGCCAATTCGCAGACGCTCACGTTGCAGACCGTCGCGCAGAATCGCACCAATGCCATCGCCATCGCACGCGCGTATGTGGAGCAGGTGCGCACCCGTGACCCCTGGCTCATCGAGACCGAATCGGCGGTGCGGCTCGATGGCGACGGTGCGGTGAGCGCGTCCGGTGCCTATCGCCGCACCCTGACCGTCACGGAACTGCGCCAGAATCTCATCCGCATCGAAGTACGCGTGGACTTTCCGCGCGCGTCCAAACCCGTGCTGCTGACCACATTGATGTTCCGCGGCAACGGTCTCTCCGGGGAGGCCTGA
- a CDS encoding type II secretion system protein, translating into MPRETARRRAGFTMLELLAVVTIVGVIMAIMAPRFRIARSTELQLAGMQMAQDIDVTRTRALSTRQLARVAFDADLHRYGGYLDHDGNGTITQSAAEWQALRGFGERELPKGISFGQGAAPKLPDDVGSGSITFESARVEFDSRGLVKPMGTSGVVYLTADAEPLAVVAISVAPSGNTRFWTWSPEGGWK; encoded by the coding sequence ATGCCTCGTGAGACAGCCCGCCGCCGCGCGGGCTTCACCATGCTCGAATTGCTCGCCGTCGTCACCATCGTCGGCGTGATCATGGCCATCATGGCGCCCCGCTTCCGCATCGCGCGCAGCACCGAGCTGCAGCTCGCCGGCATGCAGATGGCGCAGGACATCGATGTGACGCGCACGCGCGCGCTGTCCACCCGACAGCTCGCGCGCGTCGCATTCGATGCGGATCTGCACCGGTATGGCGGCTATCTCGATCACGATGGCAATGGCACGATCACTCAGTCCGCGGCCGAGTGGCAGGCGCTGCGCGGATTCGGCGAGCGGGAACTGCCCAAAGGCATTTCCTTCGGGCAAGGTGCCGCTCCCAAGCTGCCCGACGATGTGGGCAGCGGATCCATCACCTTCGAAAGCGCCCGCGTGGAGTTCGACTCCCGCGGTCTGGTCAAACCCATGGGCACGTCCGGTGTCGTTTACCTCACCGCCGATGCCGAGCCACTGGCCGTCGTGGCCATCTCGGTGGCGCCGTCCGGCAATACACGATTCTGGACCTGGAGCCCGGAAGGAGGTTGGAAGTGA